A single Brassica rapa cultivar Chiifu-401-42 chromosome A04, CAAS_Brap_v3.01, whole genome shotgun sequence DNA region contains:
- the LOC103864454 gene encoding casein kinase II subunit alpha-4, chloroplastic, with protein MAFRPIGFTISSLRNASAANDLRFSFLSISSPSPAKKKSLLSFLRGFASLYRQQPRVNKSETLAQKIGKSIRRAGAPSKARVYADVNVIKPKDYWDYESLAVQWGSQDDYEVVRKVGRGKYSEVFEGIHATDNEKCVIKILKPVKKKKIKREIKILQNLCGGPNIVKLLDIVRDQQSKTPSLIFEHVNNKDFKVLYPTLSDYDVRYYIYELLKALDFCHSRGIMHRDVKPHNVMIDHEQRKLRLIDWGLAEFYHPGKEYNVRVASRYFKGPELLVDLMDYDYSLDLWSLGCMFAGMIFRKEPFFYGHDNYDQLVKIAKVLGTDELNTYLNRYRIELDPNLASLVGRHSRKPWSKFINSENQHLAVPEAVDFVDKLLKYDHQERPTAKEAMAHPYFNPIRNA; from the exons atgGCCTTTAGGCCTATCGGATTCACAATCTCCTCTCTTCGCAACGCTTCCGCCGCCAACGACCTCCGCTTCTCCTtcctctccatctcttctccttctccggCGAAGAAGAAGAGCCTCCTCTCCTTTCTCCGTGGATTCGCCTCTCTCTACCGCCAACAACCCCGCGTGAATAAATCGGAAACGCTGGCGCAGAAGATCGGTAAATCCATCCGGCGTGCCGGTGCGCCGTCGAAGGCTAGGGTTTACGCCGATGTCAACGTCATAAAACCCAAGGATTATTGGGACTACGAGTCCCTCGCTGTTCAATGGGG TTCACAGGATGATTACGAGGTTGTTAGGAAGGTGGGAAGGGGGAAATACAGTGAGGTCTTTGAAGGCATCCATGCCACTGATAACGAGAAATGCGTTATCAAGATCTTGAAGCctgtcaagaagaagaag ATTAAGAGAGAGATTAAGATTCTGCAGAACCTCTGCGGCGGGCCGAATATTGTCAAGTTGCTCGACATCGTTAGAGATCAGCAGTCCAAGACGCCGAGCTTGATATTTGAGCATGTGAACAATAAGGATTTTAAAGTCCTCTATCCAACTCTCTCAGACTATGATGTTCGTTATTACATCTATGAACTTCTGAAG GCGTTGGATTTCTGCCATTCGCGTGGAATCATGCACAGGGATGTGAAGCCTCATAATGTTATGATTGATCACGAGCAACGGAAGCTACGCTTAATCGACTGGGGTTTGGCAGAGTTCTACCATCCTGGGAAAGAATACAATGTTCGTGTTGCTTCAAG ATACTTTAAAGGGCCAGAGCTGCTGGTGGATTTAATGGACTATGACTATTCCTTAGACTTGTGGAGTCTTGGCTGCATGTTTGCTGGAATG ATATTCCGCAAGGAACCCTTCTTTTATGGTCATGACAACTATGATCAATTGGTCAAAATAGCAAAG GTACTTGGCACAGACGAACTCAATACCTACCTAAATAGATACCGCATAGAGTTGGACCCTAATCTTGCATCCCTAGTGGGGAG ACATAGCCGAAAGCCATGGTCAAAGTTCATCAATTCCGAAAACCAGCACTTGGCAGTTCCTGAG GCTGTTGATTTTGTGGACAAATTACTGAAATATGATCACCAAGAAAGACCAACTGCTAAAGAAGCAATG GCACATCCGTATTTCAACCCGATTAGAAATGCATAA
- the LOC103864624 gene encoding U-box domain-containing protein 4-like, whose amino-acid sequence MHERLLLTKQTQTSSVSILADFFCPLSLEVMNDPVIVSSGQTYEKAFIKRWIDLGLKVCPKTRQTLTHTTLIPNYTVKALISNWCDTNDVNLPDPNQSSSLNELNPLLSCTYSIHASPSRSNDSPEMNTDENHHHHLRSPSASISSVSNEEFPRTDGNENSEESPHATTPYSSDASGEIRSGPLAATTTSSAAPPWRDLSPRFMDRRNNRGSQFWRRPSKIISAPSNSARRDLAEVESQVKKLLEELKSSSLDVERRATAEIRLLAKHNMDNRIVIGNSGAIVSLVELLRSTDSATQENAVTALLNLSIIDNNKSLIAEAGAIEPLIHVLENGSSEAKENSAATLFSLSVIEENKIKIGQSGAIGPLYGFVLTFLEDVVTCLGTGIAQLLQEPKAWKCWARLMEE is encoded by the coding sequence ATGCACGAGCGTCTTCTTCTGACCAAACAGACTCAGACATCTAGCGTCTCCATTCTCGCCGACTTCTTCTGCCCTCTGTCCCTCGAAGTCATGAATGATCCAGTGATTGTGTCGTCAGGACAAACATACGAGAAGGCCTTCATCAAGAGATGGATTGATTTAGGCTTAAAAGTTTGTCCAAAGACTAGGCAGACTCTGACTCACACCACTTTGATACCTAATTACACCGTCAAGGCTTTGATATCTAACTGGTGTGATACTAATGATGTGAATCTCCCTGATCCTAATCAATCATCGAGTTTAAACGAGCTGAATCCTCTCTTGTCATGTACATACTCCATTCATGCTTCTCCTTCACGTTCAAATGATTCTCCAGAAATGAATACAGATGAGAATCACCACCACCATCTTAGGTCCCCTTCTGCTAGTATTAGCTCAGTTTCTAATGAGGAGTTTCCAAGAACAGATGGTAATGAGAACTCAGAAGAGTCACCTCATGCTACAACACCTTACAGCAGTGATGCCTCAGGAGAAATTAGATCAGGGCCTCTAGCTGCAACCACAACTTCATCAGCAGCTCCTCCTTGGCGAGATCTCTCTCCAAGGTTTATGGATAGACGTAACAACCGTGGTAGCCAGTTTTGGCGCCGTCCTTCAAAGATTATCTCAGCGCCTTCGAACTCGGCGAGGCGTGACCTCGCCGAGGTCGAAAGCCAAGTCAAGAAACTCCTGGAGGAGTTGAAAAGCAGTTCATTAGATGTTGAGAGACGAGCAACGGCCGAGATAAGGCTGCTGGCAAAGCACAACATGGATAACAGGATAGTGATAGGAAACTCCGGAGCAATCGTCTCGTTAGTTGAGCTGCTTCGCTCAACAGACTCAGCTACGCAGGAGAACGCTGTCACGGCGCTTCTCAACTTGTCTATCATCGACAACAACAAGAGTTTAATCGCTGAGGCTGGAGCCATCGAGCCGTTGATTCACGTTCTTGAGAACGGGAGCTCAGAAGCTAAGGAGAATTCGGCTGCTACCCTTTTCAGCCTCTCTGTGATAGAAGAGAACAAGATCAAGATCGGTCAGTCAGGCGCGATAGGGCCTCTTTATGGCTTTGTGTTAACGTTTTTGGAGGATGTTGTAACTTGTTTAGGCACAGGCATTGCTCAGTTACTTCAGGAACCAAAGGCATGGAAATGCTGGGCGAGGCTGATGGAAGAATGA
- the LOC103864453 gene encoding cytochrome P450 708A2-like: protein MMSFMWNIEVLVIALVVVRISHWLYQWSNPNVRCSGKLPPGSMGFPLIGETVDFFKPCGFLEIPSFFQNRMQRYGSLFRTNIMGSKTVICTDSDVIFEIFRQENQSFEHSYPDVFVKVLGKDNLFFKTGDIHKHLKKTTMHLIGSEGLKINMIRSMNQATRQHLNWKASEGTFDLRDAVSSLISSYMTTKLISNLKTESRAKLIDHFKAFNLDWIRSPFAPSTWKIIYDVLKARKGAMQVIKEALKKRKESREQHGDFLDTLLEEMEKEGSIYDEASVINLLLTIGVISKDTTSVATALMVNLLFKNPKVLTELKREHEAILQKREDKEAGVSWEDYKYNMTFTNMVINESLRLSNLGSILFRKALKDVEIKGYIIPAGWIVAVAPSVVHYNSQIYEKPLDFNPWRWEGKDLRSVTKTLMVFGGGTRQCVGADFAKLQMTVFLHHLVTTYDFSVVQACEMTRTPFPCITKDLLINISPKSPK, encoded by the exons ATGATGAGTTTCATGTGGAACATTGAGGTATTAGTCATAGCTTTAGTTGTTGTAAGGATCAGCCATTGGTTGTACCAATGGTCGAACCCAAACGTCAGGTGCAGTGGCAAGTTACCGCCAGGTTCAATGGGTTTCCCGCTCATCGGAGAGACAGTTGATTTCTTTAAGCCTTGTGGATTTCTCGAGATCCCATCCTTTTTTCAGAATAGGATGCAAAG GTACGGGTCGTTGTTTCGGACCAATATTATGGGTTCTAAAACTGTGATATGTACGGACTCAGATGTTATCTTCGAGATTTTTCGACAAGAGAACCAGTCTTTCGAACATAGCTATCCTGATGTTTTTGTCAAGGTTCTTGGAAAAGATAATTTGTTTTTCAAGACAGGGGACATCCACAAGCATTTAAAGAAAACCACTATGCATCTTATTGGTTCTGAAGGTTTGAAGATAAATATGATAAGAAGCATGAACCAGGCGACCCGCCAGCATCTTAACTGGAAGGCTAGCGAAGGCACATTCGACCTTAGGGATGCAGTTTCAAGT TTGATATCATCGTACATGACAACGAAGCTGATAAGTAACCTCAAAACAGAGTCTCGAGCAAAACTTATAGATCATTTCAAGGCCTTCAATTTAGATTGGATCCGGTCACCCTTTGCTCCCTCCACCTGGAAAATTATTTACGATGTCCTTAAG GCAAGAAAAGGAGCGATGCAGGTAATAAAGGAAGCTCTCAAGAAGAGGAAAGAGTCAAGAGAACAACACGGAGACTTCCTAGACACGTTACTAGAGGAGATGGAGAAAGAAGGCAGCATTTATGACGAAGCTTCTGTAATAAACCTTCTCTTAACTATTGGAGTCATCTCAAAAGATACTACATCTGTCGCTACTGCCTTGATGGTCAACTTGCTATTCAAAAACCCAAAAGTGCTTACAGAGCTGAAG AGAGAGCATGAGGCGATTTTACAAAAGAGAGAAGATAAGGAAGCTGGAGTTAGCTGGGAAGATTACAAATACAACATGACTTTCACTAACATG GTTATCAATGAGTCACTTCGACTGTCAAACTTGGGTTCCATATTATTTAGAAAGGCCCTGAAAGATGTTGAAATTAAAG GATATATAATTCCAGCGGGTTGGATCGTGGCCGTTGCACCATCTGTGGTTCACTATAACTCTCAAATCTATGAAAAACCGTTGGACTTCAATCCCTGGAGATGGGag GGGAAAGACTTGAGGTCAGTGACTAAAACTTTGATGGTGTTTGGAGGTGGAACGAGACAGTGTGTAGGAGCAGATTTTGCGAAGCTTCAAATGACAGTCTTCCTTCACCATCTTGTGACCACTTACGATTTCTCGGTGGTCCAAGCATGTGAGATGACTAGGACACCATTTCCTTGCATCACCAAGGACCTGCTTATAAACATCTCCCCAAAGTCCCCCAAGTGA
- the LOC103864623 gene encoding probable splicing factor 3A subunit 1, with translation MERRIRNSNFRNAKFNFLNNSDPCRAFYQQRLTEYREASPNQEPYAPVAVTTDHPECKGPPSSFTFELEPPHWITLKEHATLKLTAQSVARYGMSFLEALINKYSTNPHLGFIKFNDPRCYYFIQLVYAYSRVLRLSKTDGASTETFVKGFLEQLQILLEKDEEEGLEMAMSDLDAVVGCSDHMEDQESFAKMPLPDHLLMGILQLQHHQGEPKRQ, from the coding sequence ATGGAGAGGAGGATCAGGAACAGTAATTTTCGTAATGCAAAATTCAACTTCCTGAATAACTCAGACCCTTGTCGCGCTTTTTACCAGCAAAGGCTTACTGAATACCGTGAGGCTTCTCCGAATCAAGAACCTTATGCTCCAGTAGCAGTTACTACTGATCATCCCGAGTGTAAGGGTCCTCCATCTAGTTTTACTTTTGAACTTGAACCTCCTCACTGGATCACTCTCAAGGAACATGCTACTTTGAAGCTCACTGCGCAGTCTGTGGCACGCTATGGGATGTCTTTTCTCGAGGCTTTAATCAACAAATACTCTACCAACCCTCACCTGGGATTTATCAAATTCAATGATCCTAGGTGCTATTATTTCATTCAACTTGTTTATGCTTATTCGAGAGTACTAAGGCTGAGCAAAACGGATGGTGCTTCTACGGAGACCTTTGTTAAGGGTTTTCTCGAGCAGCTTCAGATTCTACTTGaaaaggatgaagaagaaggactGGAGATGGCTATGAGTGACTTGGATGCTGTTGTGGGTTGTAGTGATCACATGGAGGATCAAGAGTCTTTTGCTAAGATGCCACTCCCTGATCACCTTTTAATGGGGATTTTGCAACTACAACATCACCAAGGAGAGCCAAAGAGACAATAA